In Sparus aurata chromosome 3, fSpaAur1.1, whole genome shotgun sequence, the following are encoded in one genomic region:
- the LOC115579019 gene encoding germ cell-specific gene 1-like protein, producing the protein MLENMSRRNRSLLSLFLTSLALTLSVCAFCTSYWCEGTHKVVKPLCLSPVKLKNCGQNNSQPYTTETPTPDPRSPVSNVTLTPLQKEELARIKRKQLANAVHYIWETGEDKYMLRYFHTGFWLSCEKHNEGEDQEEKCRSFIELTPGETQGVLWLSVISEFTYIGLLAMGFLLMCVEALCLCAKREMNALKINAFAAMCTVLSGMMGMVAHMMYTTVFQMTVSIGPKDWRPQTWDYGWSFAMAWLSFSCCMAAAVATLNSYTKTIIEMKHRARVRLEEARTAARAPSYEEVVRAGGGGVYSVSQLIQLGQQGALMDPMWPRGVGPAVGQLACGAGGALLVGMGLGGNGVGMGGMDVGGMGVGMGAVGGVGGMGVGGNGIGKAGMGMGVVGGVGGMGFGTMGALGGMGGGRLVDHHGVVVVEGCGTEGCEDCEREMDDIDYSVQEEREDSPC; encoded by the exons ATGCTGGAGAACATGTCCAGACGCAACCGCTCCCTGCTGTCACTTTTCCTCACCTCGCTGGCGCTCACCCTGTCCGTCTGCGCTTTCTGCACCTCCTACTGGTGTGAGGGAACACACAAGGTGGTGAAGCCTCTCTGCCTGTCGCCCGTCAAGTTGAAGAACTGTGGGCAGAACAACAGTCAGCCGTACACCACAG agaCTCCCACGCCGGACCCGAGGAGCCCGGTCTCCAATGTGACCCTCACTCCGCTCCAGAAGGAGGAGCTGGCCAGGATAAAGAGGAAGCAGCTGGCCAACGCCGTCCATTACATCTGGGAGACGGGCGAGGACAAGTACATGCTGCGTTACTTCCACACCGGCTTCTGGCTCTCCTGTGAGAAGCACAACGAAG GTGAGGATCAAGAAGAAAAGTGTCGCAGCTTCATTGAGCTGACGCCAGGAGAGACACAAG GTGTCCTCTGGCTGTCAGTCATCAGTGAGTTCACGTACATCGGCCTTCTGGCTATGGGCTTCCTGCTGATGTGTGTGGAAGCGCTTTGCCTCTGTGCCAAGAGGGAGATGAACGCCCTCAAGATCAACGCCTTCGCTGCCATGTGCACCGTCCTGTCAG GTATGATGGGGATGGTCGCACACATGATGTACACCACAGTGTTTCAGATGACTGTGAGCATCGGGCCCAAAGACTGGAGGCCACAGACGTGGGACTACGGATGGTCATTTGC CATGGCCTGGCTGTCGTTCAGCTGCTGCATGGCAGCTGCCGTCGCCACGCTCAACTCCTACACCAAGACCATCATCGAGATGAAGCACCGGGCCCGGGTGAGGCTGGAGGAGGCTCGCACTGCTGCCCGCGCCCCCTCCTACGAGGAGGTTGTCCgagctggtggtggtggggtttACTCCGTCAGTCAGCTGATCCAGcttggccagcagggggcgctcaTGGATCCTATGTGGCCCAGAGGAGTGGGACCAGCTGTCGGACAATTGGCATGCGGTGCTGGGGGAGCGCTGCTGGTTG GAATGGGTTTAGGAGGAAATGGAGTTGGAATGGGAGGGATGGATGTAGGAGGAATGGGAGTTGGAATGGGAGCAGTAGGAGGAGTTGGAGGAATGGGAGTTGGAGGAAATGGAATTGGAAAGGCAGGAATGGGAATGGGAGTGGTAGGAGGAGTTGGGGGAATGGGTTTTGGAACAATGGGAGCGTTGGGTGGAATGGGAGGGGGAAGACTGGTGGACCATCAcggtgtggtggtggtggagggttGTGGCACTGAAGGATGTGAAGACTGTGAACGGGAGATGGACGACATAGATTACAGTGTGCAGGAAGAGCGAGAGGACTCACCCTGCTAA
- the LOC115579018 gene encoding recoverin-like, whose product MGNSKSGAVSKEILEDLKLNTKFSETEIAQWYENFKRQCPTGRITKEEFQSIYSKFFPESDAQTYSQHVFRSFDTNDDGTLDFKEYIIALHMTSTGKTTRKLEWAFSLFDVDKNGYITKSEVREICTAIFKLIPKDELSDLPDDENTAEKRADKLWSFFDKGENDRVAEGEFIQGVLDNDEALRLIQYEPSK is encoded by the exons ATGGGTAACTCCAAGAGTGGCGCTGTTTCCAAGGAGATCCTGGAGGATCTGAAACTCAACACCAAGTTCTCAGAGACTGAGATTGCCCAGTGGTATGAAAACTTCAAGAGGCAGTGTCCAACAGGGCGCATCACAAAAGAAGAATTCCAGTCTATTTACAGCAAGTTCTTCCCAGAAAGTGATGCACAAACATATTCCCAGCACGTCTTCCGCTCCTTCGACACAAACGACGATGGCACACTGGACTTCAAGGAGTACATCATCGCTCTTCACATGACGTCAACAGGGAAGACCACCAGGAAACTGGAATGGGCCTTCTCCCTGTTTGACGTGGACAAGAACGGATACATCACCAAGTCAGAAGTCAGGGAAATCTGCACA GCGATCTTCAAGCTAATTCCTAAAGATGAGTTGTCTGATCTGCCTGATGATGAAAACACAGCTGAGAAGAGGGCAGATAAACTCTGGAGCTTCTTTGACAAGGGTGAAAATG ATCGAGTGGCAGAAGGAGAGTTTATCCAGGGAGTGTTGGACAATGATGAAGCTCTACGTTTGATTCAGTATGAGCCTTCAAAGTAA